TAATTATAAAGTCTGAAAATTTCTATTATAAGGTTTAATGCAGCGAACTTTATAAGTCCGGACCATCGAAGAATGGTATGTTCTTGTAGATCTTTTGGGCCAAGATGCTGCACAGCGGTATTTATGTTGTAGGTGGATTTATTGATGGTTATTAGGCCGTTCATTCTATTGGTCTTTTGTAAAATCAAGAGGGCACATTCTATGGAATAATTGTTAAGATTATATAAATTTCATGTAATCATGCAATTTCAAGATTAAATCTTGAAATTGCATGATTATTGGAGTGCAATGAGGTTATGTATGTTCATAGATTATTAGAAAAGCCTTTAAAAGATGCTTTAAGCCAATTTCCTGTTGTTATTGTCACGGGCCCAAGGCAAGCGGGTAAATCTACTCTTCTGCAACAGGTGCTGCAAAACTATCACTATGTGACCTTTGATGATATTTTAGTGCGTGATTTGGCTTTAAAGGATCCAAATCTTTTTCTTGCAACCTATCCCTCTCCTCTTATCATAGATAAGATTCAATATGTGCCATCACTTCTCTCTTTTATTAA
The window above is part of the Chlamydiales bacterium genome. Proteins encoded here:
- a CDS encoding AAA family ATPase — translated: MYVHRLLEKPLKDALSQFPVVIVTGPRQAGKSTLLQQVLQNYHYVTFDDILVRDLALKDPNLFLATYPSPLIIDKIQYVPSLLSFIKRQLDF